In a single window of the Arachis hypogaea cultivar Tifrunner chromosome 6, arahy.Tifrunner.gnm2.J5K5, whole genome shotgun sequence genome:
- the LOC112805347 gene encoding uncharacterized protein — protein MSNDGQEMLNPETMLSIPLKKTDPVELYLPLRNLVASKYSESEAQKVEGVLETLNKCRRDMVERRGDLSLPMQRDCLIHYFKCLSMVELLFTSLSSDADPIIFVWYDAFNPEHEDGVSSQRNGIQLEKAAVLFSLGAIYSKIAASCDRTTALGRHLAMEAFKVAANFFLQLWKVFAKDVVSATLDLTLLFAKFLCCLFSAQASELELQQQLNNEDASCALQQHRRALAFMSVYKLYRRAYKLISTDSAARKHVYSFDQTWETHLYQKLTFFQAEARQRKSSILPESERPNLLSRVTSCADAECVAEILVRGICRRSIFKPRQIYVDLILSEYNPFKIMKDGKLVANPWDVPPPYPTDSAILSSSLSSLPLSGILAFLPLKKSEPLNLYESLRNYFVLKYSESVAKRVEGLLQMLHKLRNEMLRDDLSLPLRRNCLIHYFKCLCMIEPFFPMNDTPNPPVFVWYNAINPQQDSSQHNIHLEKASVLFNLASLCTHIALSCDLTTIQGHCLAVDALNDALHWLKQLSFLSKEACGTIDLSEQYIHSTNNEIVRLKSKFPHPQSDVSSYPAAAFDPLASGPLAEILVQSSTPQYLGSKLKTCTSDVTGQFLVGYCKAHSLLQGVCEAACLDLLSEVSPLKIKDGNLVFNAILEAPNLALENMILQETPH, from the exons ATGAGCAACGATGGTCAGGAGATGTTGAACCCGGAAACGATGTTGTCAATCCCACTGAAGAAGACTGATCCGGTGGAGCTGTACCTGCCGTTACGTAACTTGGTGGCCTCAAAATACTCGGAGAGCGAAGCACAAAAAGTTGAAGGCGTTCTGGAAACCCTAAACAAATGCCGCAGGGACATGGTGGAGCGTAGAGGGGACCTCTCCCTTCCCATGCAACGTGACTGCCTCATCCACTACTTCAAATGCCTTTCTATGGTTGAGCTACTCTTCACCTCTCTCTCCTCCGACGCCGACCCCATCATCTTTGTCTGGTACGACGCCTTCAACCCTGAGCACGAGGATGGGGTCTCCTCACAGCGCAACGGCATCCAATTGGAGAAGGCCGCTGTTCTCTTCAGCCTTGGAGCCATCTACAGCAAAATTGCTGCCTCTTGCGACCGTACCACCGCCCTTGGCCGTCACCTTGCAATGGAAGCCTTCAAAGTTGCCGCCAATTTCTTCTTACAGCTCTGGAAGGTATTTGCCAAGGACGTGGTCTCCGCCACCCTCGATTTGACTCTACTATTCGCCAAGTTTCTGTGCTGCCTCTTCTCCGCTCAGGCTTCCGAGCTCGAATTACAGCAACAACTCAACAACGAAGACGCCAGTTGCGCTCTCCAACAACACCGACGTGCCCTAGCGTTTATGTCG gtTTATAAGCTTTATCGTAGAGCATACAAACTGATAAGTACTGATTCGGCTGCACGGAAACATGTCTACTCTTTTGACCAAACCTGGGAAACTCATCTTTACCAGAAGCTGACATTCTTTCAGGCGGAGGCTCGTCAGAGGAAATCATCCATCCTACCCGAATCCGAGCGACCTAATTTATTATCAAGGGTCACATCTTGTGCTGATGCAGAATGTGTCGCTGAGATATTAGTTAGAGGGATTTGCAGGCGCTCGATATTCAAGCCACGACAAATATACGTTGATCTCATCCTCTCGGAGTACAATCCTTTCAAGATTATGAAGGATGGAAAGCTGGTGGCTAACCCATGGGACGTACCTCCTCCTTATCCAACAGATTCGGCAATCCTCTCATCTTCGTTGTCTTCATTGCCGTTGTCAGGTattcttgcattccttcctttGAAGAAGAGTGAGCCCTTGAATCTCTATGAGTCTTTGCGCAATTACTTTGTCCTCAAATACTCTGAGAGCGTGGCAAAGAGAGTAGAAGGCCTCCTCCAAATGCTACACAAATTGCGCAATGAGATGCTGCGTGATGACCTTTCGCTACCCCTTCGCCGCAACTGCCTCATCCATTATTTCAAATGCCTTTGCATGATTGAGCCTTTCTTCCCTATGAATGACACACCCAACCCACCTGTCTTTGTTTGGTACAATGCCATCAACCCGCAACAGGACTCTTCTCAGCATAACATCCATTTGGAGAAGGCCTCTGTTCTCTTCAACCTGgcatccctctgcacccacattGCTCTCTCCTGCGATCTCACCACCATCCAAGGCCATTGCCTTGCCGTGGACGCCTTAAATGATGCTTTACATTGGCTCAAACAACTGAGTTTTCTGTCTAAGGAGGCATGTGGCACGATTGACTTGTCAGAACAATACATCCATTCCACAAACAATGAGATTGTCAGATTGAAAAGCAAGTTTCCTCATCCCCAATCTGATGTATCATCATATCCT GCTGCAGCTTTTGATCCGTTGGCATCTGGGCCTTTAGCTGAGATTCTTGTTCAATCCTCGACACCTCAATATCTTGGGTCGAAGTTGAAGACCTGCACGAGTGACGTCACCGGACAATTTCTTGTGGGGTATTGTAAGGCTCACTCCCTGCTTCAAGGGGTATGTGAAGCAGCATGCTTGGACCTTCTCTCTGAGGTTAGCCCTCTCAAGATTAAGGATGGAAATCTTGTATTCAATGCAATCTTAGAGGCACCAAATTTAGCATTGGAGAACATGATTTTGCAGGAGACACCACATTAG